One window of Pelmatolapia mariae isolate MD_Pm_ZW linkage group LG18, Pm_UMD_F_2, whole genome shotgun sequence genomic DNA carries:
- the LOC134616137 gene encoding chemokine XC receptor 1-like: MANFTSTYDGTTDAYFCDINVTDITGPFFILIFILSVIGNSLLLCVLFIYENLKNVTNIFILNLACSDLIFTITLPFWVVEYLHDWIFGDFGCIFVTAAYLVGLYSSVILLTAMTVDRFIAVVLHKLKINHAKRKKYAICSCVAAWVISISASLSDAMKVKVENWDGFNYCYDESEDKLRRYLQVSLLFFLPFAIIIFCYSAILKTVLQGLNRKKFRTVAVLLCIVASFFIFWGPYHIWLLITSFYIPKDCKAQEWLHITYHICEKLTYSHCCVNPLLCMLSQKLRKHLLNLLRCENVCRKNRETDTGQTVGFTAQRSAVQLELHNFPLNSHSLN, from the coding sequence ATGGCAAACTTCACATCCACTTATGATGGAACAACTGATGCATACTTTTGTGATATTAATGTTACTGATATCACTGGTCCCTTCTTCATCTTGATCTTCATCCTCAGTGTCATAGGCAACAGTCTCCTCTTATGTGTTCTTTTCATCTATGAGAACctgaaaaatgtcacaaataTTTTCATCCTGAACCTGGCCTGCTCTGATTTGATCTTCACCATCACACTTCCATTCTGGGTTGTTGAATATCTACATGACTGGATCTTTGGGGACTTTGGTTGCATATTCGTGACTGCTGCATATCTTGTTGGTTTGTACAGCAGTGTCATTCTGCTGACTGCTATGACAGTGGATCGTTTCATTGCTGTGGTGCTGCACAAGTTAAAGATCAACCATGCTAAAAGGAAAAAGTATGCAATTTGTTCCTGTGTAGCTGCCTGGGTCATCAGCATCTCAGCATCCCTGAGTGATGCTATGAAAGTAAAGGTTGAAAACTGGGATGGTTTTAACTATTGCTATGATGAATCAGAAGACAAGCTTCGACGTTATCTCCAAGTGTCACTGCTATTCTTCCTCCCATTTGCCATCATTATTTTCTGCTATTCTGCCATCCTCAAGACAGTTTTGCAAGGTTTAAACAGAAAGAAGTTCAGGACTGTAGCTGTGCTGTTGTGTATTGTTGcatccttttttattttctggggGCCATACCATATTTGGCTTTTAATCACCTCTTTCTATATACCCAAAGATTGTAAGGCACAGGAATGGTTGCATATCACTTACCACATTTGTGAAAAACTTACTTATTCTCATTGCTGTGTAAACCCTCTGCTGTGTATGCTCTCACAGAAGTTGCGAAAGCATCTGTTGAATCTCTTGCGCTGTGAAAATGTGTGCAGGaagaacagagagacagacactgGTCAGACTGTAGGTTTCACTGCCCAGAGATCTGCTGTTCAGTTGGAACTGCACAACTTTCCATTAAACAGCCACTCGTTAAATTAA
- the LOC134616138 gene encoding chemokine XC receptor 1-like: protein MANFTSGLSNDAAYACDTNVPTITGPLYILIFILSITCNSLLLCVVFIYENLKNITNIFILNLACSDLIFTITLPFWAVDHLHHWVFGDFVCKVITAGFDVGLYSSVILLTAMTVDRFITVVLHNWPISHARMKRCAIGACIAAWVISISASLSDAMKVKVVYWVGKNYCYDESEDKLGHYLQVSLLFFLPFAIIIFCYSAILKTVLQGLNRKKFRTVAVLLCIVAAFFICWGPYHIMLLIKSLYEPKGCKPKQRLEVAYHICEMLAYSHCCMNPLLYMLSQKLRKHLLNLLRCENVCRKKRERSTSLNTSQQFTLQSSAV, encoded by the coding sequence ATGGCAAACTTCACATCTGGACTGAGTAATGATGCTGCATACGCTTGTGATACTAATGTTCCCACCATCACTGGTCCTCTCTACATCTTGATCTTCATCCTCAGTATCACATGCAACAGTCTCCTCTTATGTGTTGTCTTCATCTACGAGAATCTGAAAAATATCACAAATATTTTCATCCTGAACCTGGCCTGCTCTGATTTGATCTTCACCATCACACTTCCATTCTGGGCCGTTGATCACCTACACCACTGGGTCTTTGGGGACTTTGTCTGCAAAGTTATCACTGCTGGATTCGATGTTGGTTTGTACAGTAGTGTCATTCTGCTGACTGCTATGACAGTGGATCGTTTCATTACTGTGGTACTGCACAACTGGCCGATCAGCCATGCCAGAATGAAGAGGTGTGCAATTGGTGCCTGTATAGCTGCCTGGGTCATCAGCATCTCAGCGTCCCTGAGTGATGCTATGAAAGTAAAGGTGGTATACTGGGTTGGTAAAAACTATTGCTATGATGAATCTGAAGACAAGCTTGGACATTATCTCCAAGTGTCACTGCTATTCTTCCTCCCATTTGCCATCATTATTTTCTGCTATTCTGCCATCCTCAAGACAGTTTTGCAAGGTTTAAACAGAAAGAAGTTCAGGACTGTAGCTGTGCTGTTGTGTATTGTTGCAGCCTTCTTCATTTGCTGGGGGCCATACCATATTATGCTTTTAATTAAATCTCTTTATGAACCTAAAGGTTGTAAGCCAAAACAACGGTTAGAAGTTGCCTACCATATTTGTGAAATGCTTGCCTATTCTCACTGCTGTATGAACCCTCTGCTGTATATGCTCTCACAGAAGTTGCGAAAGCATCTGTTGAATCTTTTGCGCTGTGAAAATGTGTGcaggaagaagagagagagaagcaccAGCCTGAACACTTCACAACAATTCACACTGCAGAGCTCTGCTGTTTAA